A window of Rhododendron vialii isolate Sample 1 chromosome 11a, ASM3025357v1 genomic DNA:
CAGACGTACCTTGAGATGAGAAAGAATACTTAGACGGAGAAGGCTTGGAAATCGATATCAGAAATCAGCTTGGAAATCGATAGGCTCGCAGGGCTGGTAAAAAGTCACTATCTTAAGCAAACTGAGATtgagtttgtgtttgtgtttgtgtttgtgtttgagtAAATAATAAGTTTGAGGGTTTGTTGGACTTAGTTAGGTGTCGGCTCTTGAATCGGTAATCTCTAAAGGTGGGAAGGTTGCCTAAAAGGATGTGTTGAATCTGATTGAGCTGTTATTGAATGAACTGCTTAAATTGGATACGACACTAACAGCTGATGGTGATTTGAAATTCCAGAGGAAAATGCAGGTAGTGTTTTATTTCGTATTGGCACGTGAATTTTAGGTTTTGATTCAGATAAGAAAGAGTGAGACCCGGAAACAAACACCACATGGGCACATAATTTTGTAATATTAGAACACGGATACGCTTGGGACACATTGAGGCTAGAAATTGCAAATTACAAATTCGTCTAAAAGAACAATTATCATTGTAACCAGTTTAATGGTTGTTGTCTACGTGTTCTATGTGTTCTTAAGAGACTCATATATATAGCTACAATTCACAAATATTGGTTTTTGTTGTATACTGCAAGGGCGTTCTTTTCCGTCAACGGTACTTTCTCAAATGTGTTTCAACTGAAGCAGATGATTTTAAAATTGGAGGTTGAGGCCAGAATACTTTGCTCTCTAATTTTCCCATCGTTTAGTGCTCTTCTCTTACATTTTGCTCTCTAACTACCACTAACCGTTCTCAGTTTTTAAAGCTCTGTCTTCAGGCACGCGAGTCCAATATGTATTTGTGTGCTGATCGTTCAAactgtgccttcaggcacggacaTGCActagtactttattattacaaGACGTTGACATTTTCAATGCCAATAGTTATCTGATAGCAGCGTCATTTGCACATGCTTTCAGGCCAATTAAATCTATCTAATCTACCAGTAGAAATTTGGTATGAATTCCTATGAAACGTGCTGAAGacatattcaaacttttttggCAAACCCCACTTGGCCAAGAAAATTCCTGTACAGGGTTTTGCCATCCTATACTCTTCTGCCCCCGCAAGTGCTGTGTCGAACCGAAGGATAGACGGGCTCTAGAGGACAAGGAAGAACCATAGTTAGAACAGAGAAAAACATTACGAAATGAGCTGCTGCATTTAGTAGGCCTAGGCCAATCAAAAAATTCCGAACATGCTATTTTGTATTACCTGTTTCAAAAGCATCGCTTTTGTAATCACAAAATAGAGAGAATTGTTGTCTGTAAATATCAAAACACCAACAGTTTCCTAAAACCCCTCTTGGACGTGGACGAGAGCCGAAAAGGCTCGCTAAACTGTTGCATAAATGTATAAACAAAACTGGGTGCATAATAACAAGCATAACTGtgaacaaaaacacaaataGTAGGACTTGAATTAAAATCTCACTGAACTTGATTTGTCTTCACTGGGAAAAAGTTTTAATTATAAGGAAAAGATCTCTGTTGAGCTGTCAAAGAAATATATCACACAGTCTCCCTCAAATCTATGGTTATAGATGTTTGAGAACTCTTGTGCTCAACTAACTGCCATAGCCCTGTTAACAGCCCTATTATGGGGATTCTTTCTTGAGGGCGGTATCGGGCCACTTCTTGTGACATTCGATTACTTCTCACCCAACATAAGGATTAATTCACGAGTTATAGTCATTGTGTCATTGGGTTGGCCTTGTTTGTAGATTGTGGATGAATTTTTGAACATTCCTATTAATAGATCATCGTCGAATTAGATGTTATTCTTCATAACGTTTGTAAATTTCATTCTGCCCAAGGTAAAGAGGGGAAAGAGAAAACTCATCTTACACCAGGGAAGCCTTTAAGAAGGAACTCTATTTGCTGCTTAGTGGCATGTGGGCATGATGCTCAATCAGAAATTCAGACCATAAGCTAATACCATTGCCACAATAGTCTTTCCAAATTAGACAAAACCACAAAAGGGTctcacaaaaccaaaaaaaaggaaaggaaagaatacTAATAGGTCTTACATCAGCTGCGGATATAGAATATCAATGCTAATTAAGCGAGTTTTCATTGTCACACTAGAACATAGGCTTATAGGCAAACACCAGAGTTTCTTCCTCTCTGCTGGCATAGAGACAATCAGACAACGCTGTTTTACCTCAGGTTTCTTGCTTCGTCTCCTTACGCACAAAAGCATCAGTCAATGCAGATCTTGACACCAACGAAGCCACCAAGAGACGCAAAGTCTGCAATATGAATGTATCAGCAGAGAGTGAAATTGAAACTACTACAGTCAGCAAACTAATACACCAAGCCACAGTTACAGGGTCAAACTTCAAGCACAACTTTGGGAGTTAAAGCGCTGTGGTGCAAGGCAATGAATTCTGTTTAGTGCGCAAGGTTTGGGCAAATTTCTTACAATGTTGATAGAAAAAACCTGTTTACATGAAATCTTCAAAATATATGAACAATGGCGAATTCTTGAGACATGAATAAGGGTACAACATACGCATAACATTTTACTATGACATTTACCTTGAAAGCCTATTGAGTACCGAAAACCTTGAAAGTTTGTTGAGTACTGAAAACTTCGTGAAATTTCTGGCTGTTCGAAAGCATATTACTGCAGAACTATGTATGCAATGATGTGAATCTCATGTTATGCACGAAGTAGTCCATGGTACCTCATAATGAATCCAATAAGAAACGTGAATATTTCAGTCCCCGTGTCCTTAATGAGAATGAGATGAATCCCACACTTAGACACATACACTAAGGGCCGTACCCTACACCCGTAtctgagtccatgtaacatcTATTATAATTTGACAGCAGTCAACTTACGGCTTACCTCCTCCTCATCCATATTCACCTCCAATTCCTGAATGTCGCTGTGAGGTACCTTTAATCTGTTGATAAGAGATATGCCTGAGATCGGAGATAAAGGTGCTATCGATAAACTATCCGTCACCAGGAACATAGATGGTCCTTTCACTAGTCCAACACCAATTTTAAGTTCCCGCAGACGGGACTCTGAACTCAAATGAGTGGCTGTAATTCGGAATTGGGGTATAAGAGTCTTATATGACAGGTTTACAACTTCTTCAATACCAATTAGTTTGTTGTCATAAGAGGTACCAGGGGCGAGTTTTGGATCGAGTAGAATCGCCTTCATTTCCTCTGATTTGAAGAACTTGTTGACATCTAAATCTTGGACACTCTTGCGTAAATTGCCCAGGCATCCCTTGAAGGACAAATATGGACATTCCTTAAAGATATAGCCGATTGGAATTGAGAGGAAACTGCATAGGAGATTCACAAAATTCTCTTCAACTTCTGCATACAGCACCCGATTGTTCAACCTGTTTATGAAAAGCTTCAAGTTTATCTTTTCATCCTTATTTCTTGTGTCCACGTCTCTTTGAGATAGATTCATCATCCTCGGTTCATACTGTCCATAATTAATCATGGGCTTTGTCTTACTGAAGGGAGGTTCCAATATGGAGTCAGAAAAAGGCGTCCTTGATGCTAATGAACACTTGAGCAATTTCAGAACCTGAGACAGATGGATACAAACAagtagttccaaaaaaaaaaaagggcacgGAGTCATGGGCAAGCCCGGGAACACAGCAAAAGTGTATATAATATGTGGATTTTATAGGAATTGAGTTGTTATTTGTACGCATATTGTATTTAGTAACAGAAAACATCATAGAGTTCCATTTGTGGAATATAGAACAGAAAGACGATTTCGTTAATTACCTCATCCTTTCCTATGTTCAGCATTCTCTCTTCTGTTTTGCTCCCATCAAATGCTCCAAAATTGCCAAGCAGAGACAAGCCAGCCGCAGTAGACATAGGCAACACTTGAAAGTCATCGGTTATCATAAACCGCACAGTTGGTTTTATTAATCCACTTCCATCTTGGGTAACTCGGTCTAATAGATTTAACTCGATGGATAAGGCTTTTCCACACCGGCAAGAATCAGTTTGGTAATAGCTCACCATACCACAAGAGGCACACACATAATATTTGCTTTTGTTACATTCAACCAAATCTACCTTTAGGTCCCTACAGTAGACATCAGTTGCACATCGCGGATGAAGAAGTATCCCTTTGTGCTCACTTGATAGAAAGCCCTCATCAAACTTTTCCAAAGTTTCGTATAAGTTGTTTAAACAGCCAATCTCCCCCTCCAAAGAGTGCTCACGAGTGAGTCTGACAATTGTTCCAATAGGTATTGTAAGAAAGCTGAATAGAACATCCACAAAATCATTGTTTGCCTCCACAAAAACAATtcgatttttctctttctccacAAGGATCTTCAAACTCATAGTTTGAGAAGCCTCGCTCTccatgattttcaataaaaacttGAGTGACTAACTTCAAGATAACAGTAATTCACTCGACGAGTATTGTTGGCTTATGTTGGAACTTGTATCCCTTGCATCAACCACTAAAAATGGAAAAGATTAATAGAAAGATGCATAAAAAACTGTCCGtgaaaaaaacaacaatatTGAGTTGCAACACCGAAAGAAATCCATGACACCAATATTGAATTCAAGGAAGTTCTTGAAATGTAGATTTTTTGCGATTAAGCAATGGAAACCGCATTTACAAATGTCAAACATTGAACTTTTTTGGTGGAATGCCGGTGTAAGTGTACAATGTTACTATACTATTAAGTTCTCGACAGAGGACGATTATGGTTGCAATACGAAAGTATAGGGAATCACCGGTATTCGGTTGGGCCTCCATGCTCCCCGTGCAGACAGCCGTACCATTTAGAGGCTATAACCAAAACAGGATTAAATTCCTTCATAGCATGTTTCATAGGATTGTCACTAACCATTAACCAATACAATTCcaatcttgtaattttttttatttatttttggatagTAAAATAGGACCGGGGAAGTCCCCTTTTGCATCACAAGTGTCAAATGAGGAATAGCCATCGAATGAGAGGATCCTTACTCATGGAGAAATATTGTTTAAAAGGAGGTAAAATTAGGATTGAAAAAATAACTCCATACAGAAGAATTTACCAAGTCCTAGTGCAGGTATGTTACCCATCACCTCCGCCAGAGAGTATTGCCCTCACATCACACCACTATCACTGTACTCATGTCGGGACCGAGGCTAAGAACCCAGCATGTGTGGGTGGTGTTGGTAGTAAGGCCCCATTCTCCTCAATTTTTTCATCTCGAACTTTTTCCGgtaacttttttactttttacaattttttgttgAGCTTTTCGTCGTAAATTTTGGGGTTAATCATCGGTCTCGATTGGTTATAGCCGTCCGATCAACTCCTTTAATAAATttactctctccctccctctttccttACTTCTTAGTTAATGTTGCTTTTTCGGAGAACATAcatattatttctttattttaacAGGGTGCCTTTTATTATCAATACATTTTCTTCTCCCTATCGTCGATCTTAAACTCTATCATTGTGGTACTGTTGTGCATTGTCCACTCATCCATCAGAAAACTCTATTCAATTCCTACTTCCTTCAACTGAGGtaacaatagaaaaaaattatagaaactTTAGTcatacaaaagaataaacttagtttggtttggtagtcatacaaaagaataagcttagtattttttttggtaataaattATTTCACCTATTTCTTGGATGATGATTCAAAGCAGCAGTGCTTGATAATTTGTTCCAGTTGTGGGCctatagcatttctttgatttgaaggggaaaaaactCAATTTGTAGCATTCCATTGCAAGAATCATATTCAATGTTAAAGAAAAACAACATTCGTTAACTTACGGGAAGTTgagttttaaaactattttttttggattagttgTTGGTTGAACTATAGAACTATATTGTATACGGGTGTGATATAAGTATTGGTTGATCATGATAGCTGTTAATAAATGGTTGTGCGTAAATTAATTAGAAATTTCATTTGGGTATGTGCTCCCACTTTTTCAATGAGAGTGGTATTATTTGTTGTGAAACTATTTTTAGAAGAAATTAGTTCAGTTTATCCTAtttgaagagaattttaaaaaataaattataaaaaatttcttttgggTTTGTTAAGCTCACTAGAAgggaaggataatttttttttgagttgtaataaaaaagtattgtgtcgtgcctttttttgatcggcgtgTTGTAAGGCACGGGCAATCActagtttgtgtttttttttttatataagatGACACTTAAGACAAaaaagtttgtatttttttcgtttttagtgaatttttttatgcttttggccataattttttactttatagaCTCATCCCATCAAGACAAACAAAGAATCCAAAAGACACAATGCAAATCTAACTAAAGTTCATAAAAGATggacaaaacacacaaaatgtaGATGACAGTTAAGGAGAATTAGTTCCAATGGGGGCTACGGGACTTGAACTTGGGCTTGTCCAACCAAGACCAAGTTTCAACTACTGAACCAACCACTCGTTTGTTGCCCTCGTACAGTTCAAAGGTTCAAGTCGTATACCAATGTCCATATATTAGCACAAACAAGAATTCTATTGATGGACTGCCCACCCCTCAAATGTGAGTGTTTGTAAAAGTGTATTTGATTTGGTTGAAGGATAAATTTGGTGATGAAGAAGTGAAATGACAAGAAGTAACCGAAGTAACGATGGAGGGACGATGAAGAAGAAGGCATAAACAAACAAGCAGAATGAGTAGAGTAGTGCTCAAAGATGATCCTAGTCAAGTAGTGTGTGGTACCTGTGAGTCACTGCGGGAGATccaacaaaccaaaaccagtGTTGCTGCTTTGATGAACGATTTGGGAATTGGGAAAGACAGCGGCAATGGGGAACTAAAAGGACAGTTATtaaaagcatctccaataaCTCCATAATACACTAAAAGGAGAATTAttaaaagcatctccaatgaCTCTGTAATACACTGGCTAAAGTTGTAGCTAGCAAATGGGCAAAAAGTGACTCCAATGTACTTGATAAATTGGTCCATAAACTTATGACTCAACAAGTCACGTTATAAATTTGGCCACAAATATATAGTCACTAGTGAATTTAGGATGTAACATATCTTCAGCTTAAATAAATTATTCGTTCTATCCAACTACTTTACGTGCGTGATGGTTATAATCATAAGTATCAGTTTccattttgatatatatatattttcttatttCATCATAAAAGGAAATATTTATACAGAGATACATTGCTTAAAAAGTGAGGGTAAACgagtatattttaaaaaagaaatgattcGATGGCTATAAAGTTAACATGAAGTGATCTAACAGTTGTAGAGGTTACAACAAAACTTTGTGGGCTCAacgaaacttttttttcttggcgTAAAAAGAAactgctctattttataatataaattaTATGTTTGTGGGCtcaaaaaaactttttctttttcctaggCACAAAAAGAACCTGTTTAAAGTGTTGCCGCAGCAACAATAGCTACAAAACTTTTGAGGGTTTGAATCTTCgacttacccaaaaaacaaaaacaaaaaaaaaaaacttggcgggtttcaaaatgaaaaattgctcTTTTACACAAACTTTGTGTCTAAGAAACATATCAGTTCATCTTCTCCATAATAGAATATAGACCTCCCTTTTCTCATTCCAAATTCAagcaaattttttgtttcaattaatAAATTTAGCTTGTCCATTGGAGTGATCACCCGGGATAATGACTACTTACCAATCTATAATGACCagagtctaaaaagtataaaattatgaccataagccaaaaaaaaaaatcactgaagacaaaaaaaaaaaaatcttttttttctaaattgttGTCTTACTATGATGacttttttttcaacatcggccCATATtattggagtatatttttttgattcctctcgtcgagacaaatgattagcccaaaaattatactccctttgtcccaaattctttgtttggtccgcaaaacggagtgctaaaaataatgcaattttttcaaaaacaaattaaaatactcattgatatctagtaagttgttgaaaaacttttgattttttcttacaaaaaatgtattatttttaacactccattttgtggaccggacaaaaaatttgggacggagggagtaacgaaaaactcaacaaaaagttacgaaaaataaaaaagtaccaaaaaaaagttttagacAAAAGTTTACACCGGAGCCTTAATGCTCCAATGGCTAAGGTAGGTCTACAGTCCatcttctctcttccatttaAGAAATAGTACTAAAGACAAGACCTGTATTAGGTGTTTTCTTTGAAATATGAAGTTGAATGTATCGAAGACTTCGATACcttattataaaacaaaatggCATAACCAACTGCCATAGCCCAGGTAACCGCCCTATTACGGGGATTCTTTCTTGAAGTATAATTCAGGAGTAACTCACTCACTCTCAAATGGGAGGTATCGGGCCAATTCTTGTGTCATTTGATTACTTCTCACCCAACATAAGGATTAATTCATGAGTTATAGTCATTGTGTCGTTTGGGTtggccttgtttttttttttttggtaaatggtgGCCTTGTTTGTAGATTGTAGACGAATTTTTTAACATTCCGTTTAATAGATTGTGCGATAGGGTTGGccttgctttttgttttttttttttttgttcttttgggtAAATGGTGGCCTTGTTTGTAAATTGTAGATGAATTTTTGAACATTCGGATTAATAGATCATCATCGAACGTAATTCTTCATAACGTTTGTAACTTTCATTCTGCCTGCCGAAGGTAAACAGGAGAAAGAGAGAACTCATCTTACATCAGCCTTTAAAGAAGGAAACCTATTTGCTGCTTAGTGGCATGCAGGCATAATGCTCAATCAGAAATTCAGACCATACCCTAGTACCATTGCCACACAATAGTCTCTCCAAATTACTAGACAAAACCACAAAAGGGTctcacaaaaccaaaaaaaaaggaaaggaaagaatacCAATAGGTTTTACATCAGCTGCAGAGAGAGAATATCAATGCTAATAAAGCAAGTTTGCATTGTTGCACTAGAACATAGGCTTATAGGCAAACACCAGAGTTTCTTCCTTTCTGCTGGGCATAGAGACAATCAGACAACGCTTTTTTACCTCAGGTTTCTTGCTTCATCTCCTTACGCACAAAAGCATCAGTCAATGCAGATCTTGACACCAACGAAGCCACCAAGAGACGCAAAGTCTGCAATAGAATGTATTAGCAGAGAGTGAAATTGAAACTACTACAGTCAGCAAACTACCACACCAAGCCACAGTTACAGGCTCAAACTAAAAACACAACTTTGGAAGTTAAAGTGCTGTGGTGCAAGCCAATGAATTCTGTTTAGTGCACAAGGTTTGAGCAAATTTCTTAGAATGTTGATAGAAAAAACCTGTTACATGAAATCTTCAAAATATATGAAGAGCAGTGGCGGATTCTTGAGACAAGAGTAGGGGTACAACATACGTGTAACATTTTACTACGACGTTTACCTTGAAGCCTATTGAGTACCGAAAACCTTGAAAGACTATTGAGTACTGAAAACTTTGTGAAATTTCTGGCTGGTTGAAAGCATATTACTGCAGAACTATGTGTGCAATGATGTGAATCTCATGTTATGCACGAAGTTGTCCATGGTACCTCATAAAAAATCCAATAAGAAATGTGAATATTTCAGTGTCCCTGTGTCCTCAATGAGAATGAGATTTTTCCCACACTTAGACACATACACTAAGGGCCGTACCCTACACCCGTAtctgagtccatgtaacatcTATTATAATTTGACAGCAGTAAACTTACGGCTTACCTCCTCCTCACCCATATTCACCTCCAATTCCTGAATGTCGCTGGAAGGTACCTTTAATCTGTTGATAAGAGAGATGCATGAGATCAGAGATAAAGGTGCTATTGATAAACTATCCGTCACCATGAACATAACCGGTCCTTTCACTAGTTCGCCACCAATTTTAACTTCCTGCAGAGGGGACTCTGAACTCAAAGCAGAGTATGTGATTTTGAATAGTGAAGAAAGAGTCGAGTAAGACGGGTTTACAGCTTCTTCAATACCAattagttttttgtcataaGAGGTACCAGGGGCTAGTTTTGGATCGAGAAGAATTGCCTTCatctctgatgatttgaagaaCTTGTTGACATCTAAATCTTGGACACTCTTGCGTAAATTGCCCAGGTTTCCATTGAAGGACAAATATGGAAATTCCTTAATGATATAGCCGATTGGAATTGAGAGGAAACTGCATAGGAGATGCACAAAATTCTCTTCAACTTCTGCATACAGCACCCTATTGTTCAACCTGTTTATGATAAGCTTTAAGTTTATCTTTTCATCCTTATTTCCTGTGTCCGCGTCTCTTTGAGATAGATTCATCATCCTCCGTCCACACAGTCCATAATTAATCATGGGCTTTGTCTTACTGAAGGGAGGTTCCAATATGGAGTCAGAAAAAGGCGTCATTGATGCTAATGTGCACTTGAGCAATTTTAGAACCTGAGACGGATACAAACAAgaagttccaaaaaaataagggcACGGAGTCATGGGCAAGCCCGGCAACACGGCAAaagtgtatatacatgtatatagaACAAAAAGATGATTTCGGTAATTACCTCATCCTTTCCTACGTTCAGCATTCTCACTTCTGTTTTGCTCCCATCAAATGCTCCAAAATTGCCAAGCAGAGACAAGCCGGCCATGGTAGACATAGGCAACACTTGAAAGTCATCGGTTATCACAAACTGCACAGCTGGTTTTATAAATCCACTTCCACCATGGGAAACTGGGTTTAATAGATTTACCTCGTGGCGCAAGGCTTTTCCACACCGGCAAGAAACATTTTGGTTATAGCTCACAAAACTACAAGTCCAAAAGCTGCCACACCCATAATACTTGCTTTTGTTACATTCAACCAAATTTACCTTTAGGTTCCTACAGTAGATATCACTTGCACATCGCGGATGAAGAAGCATCCCTTTTTGCTCACTTGATAGAAAGTCCTCATCTAACTTTTCCAAACTTTCATATAAGTTGTTTAAACAGCCAATCCCCCCCTCCAAAGAGTGCTCACGAGTGAGTCCGAAAATTGTTCCAATAGGTATTGTAAGGAAGCTGAATAGAACATCCACAAAATCCTTGTTTGCCTCCACAAAAACAATTCGATTTTTCCCTTTCTCCACAAGGATCTTCAAACTCATAGTTTGAGAAGCTTCACTCGccatgattttcaataaaaacttGAGTGACTAACTTCAAGATAACAGTAATTCGCTTGATGAGTATTGTTGGCTTATGTTGGAACTTGAATCCCTTGCATCAACCAGTACAAATGGAAAAGATTAATAGAAAGATGCATAAAAAACTGTCAGTGAAAAACACAACAATATTGAGTTGCAACACCGAAAGAAATCCATGGCACCAATATTGCATTCGAGGAAATTCTTGAAATG
This region includes:
- the LOC131306402 gene encoding uncharacterized protein LOC131306402 — encoded protein: MASEASQTMSLKILVEKGKNRIVFVEANKDFVDVLFSFLTIPIGTIFGLTREHSLEGGIGCLNNLYESLEKLDEDFLSSEQKGMLLHPRCASDIYCRNLKVNLVECNKSKYYGCGSFWTCSFVSYNQNVSCRCGKALRHEVNLLNPVSHGGSGFIKPAVQFVITDDFQVLPMSTMAGLSLLGNFGAFDGSKTEVRMLNVGKDEVLKLLKCTLASMTPFSDSILEPPFSKTKPMINYGLCGRRMMNLSQRDADTGNKDEKINLKLIINRLNNRVLYAEVEENFVHLLCSFLSIPIGYIIKEFPYLSFNGNLGNLRKSVQDLDVNKFFKSSEMKAILLDPKLAPGTSYDKKLIGIEEAVNPSYSTLSSLFKITYSALSSESPLQEVKIGGELVKGPVMFMVTDSLSIAPLSLISCISLINRLKVPSSDIQELEVNMGEEETLRLLVASLVSRSALTDAFVRKEMKQET
- the LOC131306403 gene encoding uncharacterized protein LOC131306403, with amino-acid sequence MESEASQTMSLKILVEKEKNRIVFVEANNDFVDVLFSFLTIPIGTIVRLTREHSLEGEIGCLNNLYETLEKFDEGFLSSEHKGILLHPRCATDVYCRDLKVDLVECNKSKYYVCASCGMVSYYQTDSCRCGKALSIELNLLDRVTQDGSGLIKPTVRFMITDDFQVLPMSTAAGLSLLGNFGAFDGSKTEERMLNIGKDEVLKLLKCSLASRTPFSDSILEPPFSKTKPMINYGQYEPRMMNLSQRDVDTRNKDEKINLKLFINRLNNRVLYAEVEENFVNLLCSFLSIPIGYIFKECPYLSFKGCLGNLRKSVQDLDVNKFFKSEEMKAILLDPKLAPGTSYDNKLIGIEEVVNLSYKTLIPQFRITATHLSSESRLRELKIGVGLVKGPSMFLVTDSLSIAPLSPISGISLINRLKVPHSDIQELEVNMDEEETLRLLVASLVSRSALTDAFVRKETKQET